From one Aquicella lusitana genomic stretch:
- a CDS encoding cryptochrome/photolyase family protein, whose product MKTHTLALHIFRRDLRLQDNTALIEALKLSEQVIPCFIFDKRQIECNDYKSDNAIQFMAHSLQELDAALKEKQSRLYFFYGTAEEVLAQLIATLPLQAVFVNRDYTPFSRVRDQKMETVCKHNRIAFYSYADALLQEPEQVTKKNDEPYTLFTPFFKTATRLPVQPPQKNRYANYYQASTPLEDKQTLQKLLQKTNPNLSVKGGRQEALKLLKKAEALTNYKKMRDFPALDGTTRLSAHHKFGTLSIRESYATALKTFGKQHQLITEFYWRDFFTHIAFHYPRVLGGAFHAKYDALPWRNNEKQFRLWCEGRTGFPLVDAGMRELNTTGFMHNRVRMVTASFLIKDLLIDWRWGEKYFAQKLVDYDPAVNNGNWQWTASTGCDAQPYFRIFNPWLQQQKFDPDCLYIKRWVPELARLTAKTIHALDKNPPPPITHYPSPLVNHSLESKKTKILYKKIS is encoded by the coding sequence ATGAAAACCCATACGCTTGCGTTACACATCTTCCGAAGGGACTTACGGCTGCAGGACAATACAGCCCTGATAGAAGCATTGAAGCTATCTGAACAAGTCATCCCTTGCTTTATCTTTGATAAACGGCAAATTGAGTGTAATGATTATAAAAGCGATAATGCCATCCAATTCATGGCGCATTCATTGCAGGAATTGGATGCTGCGCTGAAAGAAAAACAAAGCCGTCTTTATTTTTTTTATGGCACGGCCGAAGAAGTACTCGCGCAACTTATCGCCACCCTTCCGCTTCAAGCTGTGTTTGTTAACCGAGATTACACACCGTTCAGCCGTGTGCGTGATCAAAAAATGGAAACCGTTTGCAAACATAACAGGATTGCTTTTTACAGTTATGCTGATGCCCTGCTGCAGGAACCCGAGCAGGTGACAAAGAAGAACGACGAGCCTTATACGCTGTTTACCCCTTTTTTTAAAACAGCCACACGCCTTCCGGTGCAACCACCGCAAAAAAATAGGTATGCGAATTATTATCAGGCATCCACCCCGCTAGAAGACAAGCAAACGCTCCAGAAATTGTTACAAAAAACCAATCCCAACTTGTCTGTCAAAGGCGGCCGGCAGGAAGCGCTCAAATTGTTGAAGAAAGCGGAAGCATTGACGAATTATAAAAAAATGCGTGATTTTCCCGCGTTAGATGGTACCACGCGGCTTTCCGCGCACCACAAATTTGGCACCCTTTCCATTCGGGAAAGCTATGCAACGGCGCTAAAAACCTTCGGCAAACAGCATCAGCTGATCACTGAATTCTATTGGCGGGATTTTTTTACGCACATTGCCTTTCATTATCCGCGTGTGTTAGGTGGCGCTTTCCATGCAAAATATGACGCACTTCCCTGGCGCAACAATGAAAAACAGTTTCGTCTCTGGTGTGAAGGCAGAACAGGCTTTCCTCTTGTCGATGCAGGCATGCGGGAGCTCAATACAACGGGCTTTATGCATAACCGTGTACGCATGGTCACTGCTTCCTTTCTCATTAAAGACTTGCTCATTGACTGGCGCTGGGGCGAAAAATACTTTGCTCAAAAGCTGGTGGATTATGATCCTGCTGTCAATAACGGCAATTGGCAGTGGACGGCTTCTACCGGCTGTGATGCACAGCCTTATTTTCGTATCTTTAATCCCTGGCTGCAGCAGCAAAAATTTGATCCGGATTGTCTCTATATCAAGCGCTGGGTGCCGGAACTGGCGAGGCTCACGGCTAAAACCATTCACGCGCTGGATAAAAACCCACCGCCCCCCATCACCCATTACCCTTCTCCATTGGTTAATCACTCTCTCGAAAGTAAAAAAACTAAAATATTGTATAAAAAAATTTCATAA